Proteins encoded by one window of Xyrauchen texanus isolate HMW12.3.18 chromosome 24, RBS_HiC_50CHRs, whole genome shotgun sequence:
- the LOC127617978 gene encoding uncharacterized protein LOC127617978 isoform X2: MDPNNASRASWAINRRAEGSVSKHKADMVQETIQQPRRSAACEDLLPSLSDDLSKGAEDIIPGLAEVNFSADSESFCAAGVAGKFMREDASLSEAEAHRKIISLLIEIKEEQQRQWAVLKDLQARVYGQVCEEEEEVLDIDLPLHTMEQLDEMEQNLEDAEAQRRMASHLSRMGGATIDDAIRRLMHTVLSFSLGSELNWVGRGQKRSFRNTRLQGVLFRALKRTPVGKEATHHQFADVVKKWLRFAPFRQRGSGRRLHGVPPVEFICPKFNSTVGDCDQLNLESGEVKVVI, translated from the exons ATGGACCCAAACAATGCCAGTCGCGCGAGCTGGGCCATAAACCGACGAGCAGAGGGTTCCGTGAGCAAACACAAAGCGGACATGGTACAAGAGACAATTCAACAACCGAGGCGCTCAGCTGCCTGTGAGGATTTGCTGCCCTCTCTATCAGACGACTTGAGCAAAGGCGCAGAGGACATCATACCGGGGTTGGCCGAGGTGAACTTCAGCGCGGATTCAGAGTCCTTCTGTGCCGCAGGAGTAGCGGGAAAGTTTATGCGCGAGGATGCATCTTTATCAG agGCAGAAGCCCATAGAAAAATCATATCCCTCCTTATTGAGATCAAGGAGGAACAACAAAGGCAGTGGGCAGTACTGAAAGATCTGCAGGCCAGGGTTTATGGACAGGTGtgtgaagaagaggaagaggtgcTTGACATAGATCTGCCACTACACACAATGGAACAGCTCGATGAAATGGAACAAAATCTAGAGGATGCTGAAGCACAGAGGAGAATG GCATCACACCTCTCACGCATGGGCGGAGCCACGATAGATGATGCAATCCGTCGACTTATGCACACTGTTCTCTCATTCAGTTTGGGCTCAGAGCTCAACTGGGTCGGTAGGGGACAGAAAAGAAGCTTCAGAAACACCAGACTGCAGGGTGTTTTATTTC GTGCTTTAAAGAGGACACCTGTTGGAAAGGAGGCCACACACCACCAGTTTGCTGATGTAGTGAAGAAATGGTTACGGTTTGCCCCTTTCAGACAAAGAGGAAGCGGACGAAGACTGCACGGCGTACCTCCTGTTGAATTCATTTGCCCCAAGTTTAATAGTACTGTGGGGGATTGTGACCAGCTTAACCTGGAATCTGGAGAGGTTAAGGTCGTAATATAG
- the LOC127617978 gene encoding uncharacterized protein LOC127617978 isoform X1 yields MDPNNASRASWAINRRAEGSVSKHKADMVQETIQQPRRSAACEDLLPSLSDDLSKGAEDIIPGLAEVNFSADSESFCAAGVAGKFMREDASLSEAEAHRKIISLLIEIKEEQQRQWAVLKDLQARVYGQVCEEEEEVLDIDLPLHTMEQLDEMEQNLEDAEAQRRMASHLSRMGGATIDDAIRRLMHTVLSFSLGSELNWVGRGQKRSFRNTRLQGVLFLLFSTGALKRTPVGKEATHHQFADVVKKWLRFAPFRQRGSGRRLHGVPPVEFICPKFNSTVGDCDQLNLESGEVKVVI; encoded by the exons ATGGACCCAAACAATGCCAGTCGCGCGAGCTGGGCCATAAACCGACGAGCAGAGGGTTCCGTGAGCAAACACAAAGCGGACATGGTACAAGAGACAATTCAACAACCGAGGCGCTCAGCTGCCTGTGAGGATTTGCTGCCCTCTCTATCAGACGACTTGAGCAAAGGCGCAGAGGACATCATACCGGGGTTGGCCGAGGTGAACTTCAGCGCGGATTCAGAGTCCTTCTGTGCCGCAGGAGTAGCGGGAAAGTTTATGCGCGAGGATGCATCTTTATCAG agGCAGAAGCCCATAGAAAAATCATATCCCTCCTTATTGAGATCAAGGAGGAACAACAAAGGCAGTGGGCAGTACTGAAAGATCTGCAGGCCAGGGTTTATGGACAGGTGtgtgaagaagaggaagaggtgcTTGACATAGATCTGCCACTACACACAATGGAACAGCTCGATGAAATGGAACAAAATCTAGAGGATGCTGAAGCACAGAGGAGAATG GCATCACACCTCTCACGCATGGGCGGAGCCACGATAGATGATGCAATCCGTCGACTTATGCACACTGTTCTCTCATTCAGTTTGGGCTCAGAGCTCAACTGGGTCGGTAGGGGACAGAAAAGAAGCTTCAGAAACACCAGACTGCAGGGTGTTTTATTTC TGCTGTTCTCCACAGGTGCTTTAAAGAGGACACCTGTTGGAAAGGAGGCCACACACCACCAGTTTGCTGATGTAGTGAAGAAATGGTTACGGTTTGCCCCTTTCAGACAAAGAGGAAGCGGACGAAGACTGCACGGCGTACCTCCTGTTGAATTCATTTGCCCCAAGTTTAATAGTACTGTGGGGGATTGTGACCAGCTTAACCTGGAATCTGGAGAGGTTAAGGTCGTAATATAG